In a single window of the Luteibacter rhizovicinus DSM 16549 genome:
- a CDS encoding HNH endonuclease, which translates to MTMEVLQDDLPRVTALNTTRVLSLDAAGRILDWISWQDAVCLYVRGVVAWTLGDPCLTVHGGLSRASGLQSSLELHPIVASTGHCREHAIDPAPALTNTALFARDRHICLYCGHHYTRHELTRDHVLPLSKKGADEWENVVSACLACNLRKSNRTPQQANMPLLAVPYRPSWVEHLILSNRNILADQMEFLVGHLPRDRRPA; encoded by the coding sequence ATGACGATGGAAGTGCTTCAGGATGACCTGCCCAGGGTGACCGCGCTGAACACCACGCGCGTGCTCTCCCTTGACGCGGCGGGCCGCATCCTGGACTGGATCAGCTGGCAGGACGCCGTCTGCCTGTACGTTCGTGGCGTGGTCGCCTGGACGCTCGGCGACCCCTGTCTGACCGTCCACGGCGGCCTCAGCCGTGCCAGTGGACTCCAGAGCAGTCTCGAGCTTCACCCCATCGTCGCCAGCACCGGTCATTGTCGCGAACACGCCATCGACCCGGCACCCGCCCTCACCAATACCGCCCTCTTCGCACGCGACCGGCATATCTGCCTGTATTGCGGCCACCATTACACCCGTCACGAGCTCACGCGCGATCACGTCCTGCCCCTGTCCAAGAAGGGCGCGGACGAGTGGGAGAACGTGGTGAGCGCCTGCCTGGCCTGCAACCTGCGCAAGAGCAACCGCACCCCGCAGCAGGCCAACATGCCGCTCCTGGCCGTGCCCTATCGCCCCAGCTGGGTCGAGCACCTGATCCTGTCCAACCGCAATATCCTGGCCGATCAGATGGAATTCCTGGTGGGCCACCTGCCGCGAGACCGCCGGCCGGCCTGA
- the dxs gene encoding 1-deoxy-D-xylulose-5-phosphate synthase — protein sequence MNDLSRYPYLAQIESPEDLRRFPDDQLPAIADELRRYLIEAVASSGGHFGAGLGVVELTVALHHVFDTPRDRLVWDVGHQCYPHKILTGRRDRITTIKKKDGLAPFPRREESEYDTFGVGHSSTSISAALGMAIALQRRGDNRKVIAVIGDGAITAGMAFEALNHGGDVEPNMLVILNDNGMSISENVGAMTKMMARAMSSRTLNAWRERAKKAMPRESFFGRFFKRWEEHAKGMFVPSTLFEELGFHYTGPIDGHNMAQLVQALETVKDLPGPQLIHVMTTKGKGYEPAEKGPIEYHAVGPFDPVAGVVKKGAPAKPTYTDIFSDWLCDMAATDERLLGITPAMREGSGLVRFSKEYPQRYFDVAIAEQHAVTLAAGMAVEGAKPVVAIYSTFLQRAYDQAIHDVALQNLDVTFAIDRAGVVGPDGATHSGSFDLSFMRCLPNMVIMAPADEHECRTMLSTGYQYHGPAAIRYPRGTGPGAKMVEALETFPIGKAEVRRRGHHGLAILSFGTMLAPAAVIAAEVDATLVNMRFVKPLDEELILEMARTHKAFVTIEDNAIAGGAGAGVAELLAANGVTIPIFHLGLPDAYLEHGSREEVLTMAGLDLPQIRSAIVTRFPQFIASAVASAG from the coding sequence ATGAACGACCTCTCCCGCTACCCTTATCTGGCGCAGATCGAATCGCCGGAGGACCTCCGACGCTTTCCGGACGACCAATTGCCGGCCATCGCCGACGAATTGCGCCGCTACCTGATCGAGGCCGTCGCCTCCTCGGGCGGGCATTTCGGCGCGGGCCTGGGCGTGGTCGAGCTGACGGTCGCCCTGCATCACGTCTTCGACACCCCCCGCGACCGCCTGGTCTGGGATGTCGGACACCAGTGCTATCCGCACAAGATCCTCACCGGCCGGCGCGACCGGATCACCACGATCAAGAAGAAGGATGGCCTCGCCCCTTTTCCGCGCCGCGAAGAGAGCGAGTACGACACCTTCGGTGTCGGCCATTCCTCGACCTCGATCTCGGCCGCGCTGGGCATGGCCATCGCCCTGCAGCGCCGGGGTGACAACCGCAAGGTCATCGCTGTCATCGGCGATGGCGCGATCACCGCCGGCATGGCCTTCGAGGCCCTGAACCACGGCGGCGACGTCGAGCCGAACATGCTGGTGATCCTCAACGACAACGGCATGTCGATCAGCGAAAACGTCGGCGCGATGACCAAGATGATGGCTCGCGCGATGTCCAGCCGCACGCTCAACGCGTGGCGCGAGCGCGCCAAGAAAGCGATGCCGCGCGAGTCGTTCTTCGGCCGCTTCTTCAAGCGCTGGGAAGAACATGCCAAGGGCATGTTCGTGCCGTCGACGCTGTTCGAGGAGCTCGGCTTCCATTACACCGGGCCGATCGACGGTCACAACATGGCCCAGCTGGTCCAGGCACTGGAGACGGTCAAAGATCTTCCGGGCCCGCAGCTCATCCATGTCATGACCACCAAGGGCAAGGGCTACGAGCCGGCCGAGAAGGGTCCGATCGAATACCACGCCGTGGGTCCGTTCGACCCCGTCGCCGGCGTGGTCAAGAAGGGCGCGCCGGCCAAGCCGACCTATACCGACATTTTCAGCGACTGGCTTTGCGACATGGCGGCAACCGACGAGCGCCTGCTCGGCATTACGCCGGCGATGCGCGAAGGCTCGGGCCTGGTCCGCTTCTCGAAGGAATACCCGCAGCGTTATTTCGACGTCGCCATCGCCGAGCAGCACGCGGTGACGCTGGCCGCCGGCATGGCGGTAGAAGGCGCGAAGCCGGTGGTGGCGATCTACTCGACCTTCCTCCAGCGCGCCTACGACCAGGCGATCCACGACGTCGCCCTGCAGAATCTCGACGTGACGTTTGCCATCGACCGCGCTGGCGTCGTCGGGCCGGATGGCGCCACGCATTCGGGCAGCTTCGACTTGTCCTTCATGCGTTGCCTGCCGAACATGGTGATCATGGCACCGGCCGACGAGCACGAATGCCGGACCATGCTGAGCACGGGTTACCAGTACCACGGTCCCGCCGCCATTCGTTACCCCCGAGGTACCGGCCCGGGCGCGAAAATGGTCGAGGCATTGGAAACGTTCCCGATCGGCAAGGCCGAAGTGCGTCGTCGCGGCCATCACGGCCTGGCCATCCTTTCCTTCGGCACCATGCTCGCGCCTGCCGCGGTGATCGCCGCCGAAGTGGACGCCACCCTGGTCAACATGCGCTTCGTGAAACCGCTGGACGAGGAACTGATCCTCGAGATGGCGCGCACGCACAAGGCCTTCGTCACCATCGAGGACAACGCCATCGCCGGCGGTGCCGGTGCGGGCGTGGCTGAATTGCTCGCTGCCAACGGCGTGACGATCCCGATCTTCCATCTCGGCCTGCCGGACGCCTATCTGGAGCACGGCAGTCGCGAGGAAGTGCTGACGATGGCCGGCCTCGACCTGCCGCAGATCCGCAGCGCGATCGTGACGCGGTTCCCGCAGTTCATCGCCAGTGCGGTAGCCAGCGCGGGGTAA
- the prmC gene encoding peptide chain release factor N(5)-glutamine methyltransferase: protein MTDIRTILRQATEALGDRLEAELLLAHALGVNRAWFFAHADDPAQASGMDRFEALVRRRALGEPIAYITGTRDFWSLTLEVTPATLIPRPETELLVELALERLPPGGRVVDLGTGSGAIALAIARERPDAVVVAVDASAEALAVARRNAQRLDLERVTFAHGDWLAPLVGESFDLIVSNPPYIEADDRHLHEGDLRFEPMTALASGADGLVDIRRIAATSLSQLVPGGWLLMEHGWNQGDAARGVLEHAGFMKTFTAQDLEQRDRVSGGCRAT, encoded by the coding sequence ATGACCGACATTCGCACGATCCTGCGCCAGGCGACGGAAGCCCTCGGCGACCGCCTCGAGGCCGAGTTGTTGCTGGCCCACGCGCTCGGGGTGAATCGCGCCTGGTTCTTTGCCCACGCCGACGACCCGGCGCAAGCCTCCGGGATGGACCGCTTCGAGGCACTCGTGCGCCGTCGGGCCCTGGGTGAGCCGATCGCTTACATCACGGGCACGCGGGACTTCTGGTCGCTCACCTTGGAAGTGACGCCTGCGACTCTGATTCCGAGACCGGAAACCGAGTTGTTGGTGGAGTTGGCACTGGAGCGACTGCCGCCCGGTGGCCGGGTCGTCGACCTCGGCACGGGTAGCGGCGCGATCGCACTGGCTATCGCCAGGGAGCGTCCGGATGCCGTGGTCGTCGCCGTGGACGCGAGCGCGGAGGCGTTGGCGGTCGCGCGTCGTAACGCACAGCGCCTCGACCTGGAGCGCGTTACGTTCGCGCATGGCGACTGGCTCGCTCCGTTGGTTGGCGAGTCGTTCGACCTCATCGTCAGCAATCCGCCGTATATCGAAGCGGACGATCGTCACTTACACGAAGGAGACCTGCGCTTCGAACCGATGACGGCGCTCGCCTCGGGCGCGGACGGCCTCGTCGACATCCGGCGCATCGCGGCCACGTCGCTAAGTCAACTCGTGCCAGGTGGCTGGCTGTTGATGGAGCACGGGTGGAACCAGGGCGACGCGGCGCGCGGCGTGCTGGAGCACGCCGGTTTCATGAAGACGTTTACCGCCCAGGATCTGGAACAGCGCGATCGCGTCAGCGGCGGCTGCAGGGCGACCTGA
- a CDS encoding alpha/beta hydrolase: MIGRTTLLLSLLLLAGCQAAFFGSVNLRQPAGDVVDHRDITYNTTYALALDVYAPPHAEHAPVVVYFYGGSWMSGKRQWFRWMGEALAAQGVVTVIADVRLWPRTRLDGFLHDGAEAVRWARDHASEFGGDPSQLFVMGHSSGGQIAAMLAMDKQWLATVGMTPRDLAGFIGVAGTYDFIPFDEPEFYDMFGRTPEDEARSQPVNFVDGDEPPALLLQGEKDTIVYPSEAIALEGRYRQQGEPVELKLYPNLGHEKLLLAFGPLKARAPVLADTMAFIHRYSGSPSH; the protein is encoded by the coding sequence ATGATCGGTCGCACCACCCTCCTTCTCTCCCTGCTGTTGCTCGCTGGTTGCCAGGCCGCGTTCTTCGGCAGCGTGAACCTGCGCCAGCCAGCCGGCGACGTGGTCGACCATAGGGACATCACCTACAACACCACGTACGCACTGGCGCTGGACGTCTATGCGCCGCCGCACGCGGAGCACGCTCCCGTCGTCGTTTACTTCTACGGCGGCAGCTGGATGAGCGGCAAACGGCAATGGTTCCGATGGATGGGCGAAGCGCTGGCCGCCCAAGGCGTCGTGACCGTCATCGCGGATGTCCGCCTTTGGCCGCGAACCCGACTCGACGGCTTCCTGCACGATGGCGCCGAGGCCGTCCGCTGGGCGCGCGACCACGCCAGCGAGTTCGGTGGCGATCCCTCGCAGCTTTTCGTGATGGGCCATTCGTCGGGAGGCCAGATCGCCGCCATGCTGGCCATGGACAAGCAATGGCTCGCCACCGTGGGCATGACGCCACGGGATCTGGCCGGCTTCATCGGTGTGGCCGGCACCTATGATTTCATCCCCTTCGACGAGCCTGAGTTCTACGACATGTTCGGGCGCACGCCGGAGGACGAGGCGCGCTCCCAGCCGGTCAACTTCGTCGATGGCGACGAGCCGCCCGCCCTGTTGCTGCAGGGAGAGAAAGACACGATCGTCTACCCGTCGGAGGCCATCGCCCTGGAAGGCCGTTATCGCCAGCAGGGGGAGCCTGTCGAACTGAAGCTCTATCCGAACCTCGGGCACGAAAAGCTTCTGCTGGCCTTTGGGCCGTTGAAAGCCAGGGCGCCTGTCCTCGCCGACACCATGGCCTTCATCCACCGCTATTCGGGCAGCCCTTCACACTGA
- a CDS encoding alpha/beta hydrolase, with product MTRLFLAALGSLLLSGCQSALFTVVNARQPAAGVFAHQDIVFDASHSLSLDVYSPPQAHKAPVVVFLYGGSWKSGKRQWYRWVGEALAARGIVTVVSDYRQWPKVRLDGFMQDSANAVRWAHDHAGEFGGDAAHLFVMGHSAGGHIAALLATDGRWLGAVGMKPHDLSGFIGLAGPYDFLPLTNDDFIDMFGHTAKQQAQSQPVNFVDGDEPPALLLQGESDGTVKPSNALSLQRRYKAQGEYVEVKLYPDTGHMGVLFGLGTGKHKASVLDDVVTFIQQQSTPPQATPLVVGADSSAIPRQRAKLRLAPIADESAPTNSN from the coding sequence ATGACACGCCTCTTTCTCGCTGCCCTCGGCAGCCTCCTTCTCAGCGGCTGCCAGTCCGCCCTCTTCACTGTCGTCAACGCACGTCAGCCTGCGGCCGGCGTCTTCGCGCATCAGGACATCGTGTTCGACGCGTCCCACAGCCTTTCGCTGGATGTCTACTCGCCACCCCAGGCGCACAAGGCACCCGTCGTGGTGTTCCTCTATGGCGGAAGCTGGAAAAGCGGGAAGCGGCAGTGGTACCGCTGGGTGGGCGAGGCCCTGGCCGCCCGAGGCATCGTTACCGTCGTCTCCGACTATCGGCAATGGCCGAAGGTGCGACTCGATGGCTTCATGCAGGACAGCGCGAACGCGGTCCGCTGGGCACACGATCACGCCGGCGAGTTCGGCGGCGATGCCGCGCACCTGTTCGTGATGGGCCATTCGGCAGGCGGACACATCGCGGCGTTGCTTGCTACCGACGGCCGCTGGCTCGGCGCCGTCGGCATGAAGCCTCACGACCTCTCCGGCTTCATCGGGCTGGCGGGCCCGTACGACTTTCTTCCGCTGACCAACGACGACTTCATCGACATGTTCGGCCACACCGCAAAGCAACAGGCGCAGTCGCAACCGGTCAACTTCGTCGATGGCGATGAACCGCCCGCCCTGTTGTTACAAGGCGAGTCCGACGGCACCGTGAAACCATCCAATGCGCTTTCACTGCAGCGACGCTATAAAGCGCAGGGCGAGTACGTCGAGGTAAAGCTCTATCCCGACACCGGTCACATGGGCGTGCTGTTCGGTCTTGGCACCGGCAAACACAAGGCCTCCGTGCTGGACGACGTCGTGACCTTCATCCAGCAGCAGTCCACGCCACCTCAGGCCACACCGCTCGTTGTAGGAGCCGATTCATCGGCGATCCCGCGGCAGCGGGCCAAATTGCGGCTAGCACCCATCGCCGATGAATCGGCTCCCACAAACAGCAACTGA
- a CDS encoding phytanoyl-CoA dioxygenase family protein, giving the protein MHASAHSFPRSPTRIRVFTEETLDTETIVSELLDGVGAVTLRGLFTPAEIAEARDIVMRESDADERGRKVTHFQGNAEKAGRINLQRRVWNLLGKGEIFSRMAAHPAIMKVMRAFIGSEFIMGSIAANRILPGGPGQEPHIDYPYWDFHSPETHPARINATFPLNAQATIMLDPFTEETGATAFVPGTQRELHYPDESDRFFERCERMLGEPGDTVIFFGAVWHCAMPNRSSIDRSAIITQYLPKFVKPMEDMPAALPAEFVKNASPDIRQLLGLNYPYPEVLDAARGGNAEGRDAMKAR; this is encoded by the coding sequence ATGCATGCCTCCGCGCACTCGTTTCCCCGCTCGCCCACCCGCATTCGTGTCTTTACCGAAGAGACGCTGGATACCGAAACCATCGTGAGCGAGCTACTCGATGGGGTCGGTGCGGTCACGCTACGCGGCTTGTTCACGCCTGCGGAGATTGCCGAGGCGCGCGACATCGTGATGCGTGAATCCGACGCGGATGAGCGCGGCCGCAAGGTCACGCACTTCCAGGGCAATGCGGAGAAGGCGGGCCGTATCAATCTCCAGCGCCGGGTCTGGAATCTGCTCGGTAAGGGCGAGATCTTCTCGCGGATGGCGGCTCATCCCGCGATCATGAAAGTGATGCGTGCCTTCATCGGCAGCGAATTCATCATGGGCTCGATCGCGGCGAACCGGATTCTTCCGGGCGGGCCCGGGCAGGAGCCGCATATCGACTATCCGTATTGGGACTTCCACTCGCCCGAGACGCATCCGGCACGCATCAACGCCACCTTCCCGCTGAACGCGCAGGCCACGATCATGCTGGATCCCTTCACCGAGGAAACGGGTGCGACCGCCTTCGTACCTGGTACCCAACGCGAGTTGCACTACCCGGACGAGAGCGACCGGTTCTTCGAACGCTGCGAGCGCATGCTCGGCGAGCCAGGCGATACCGTGATCTTCTTCGGTGCCGTCTGGCATTGCGCCATGCCCAATCGCAGCAGCATCGATCGCTCGGCGATCATCACCCAATACCTGCCGAAGTTCGTCAAGCCGATGGAAGACATGCCGGCGGCGCTGCCTGCGGAGTTCGTCAAGAACGCGAGCCCGGATATTCGCCAGCTGCTGGGGTTGAACTACCCGTACCCGGAAGTGCTGGATGCGGCGCGTGGTGGTAATGCGGAAGGGCGCGATGCGATGAAGGCGCGGTAG
- a CDS encoding Gfo/Idh/MocA family protein has translation MSELRIGLIGAGYMGKAHTVGFQGVAAIFETVLRPVCEMIATSTAEGAAEHARRWGWHRSTGDWRELVADPHVDAIVIATPPRTHLDMVMACIAAGKPVFCEKPLGASADESLRMTEAVERARLPNMIGFNYIRTPASQLARQIIASGEIGDVIQVTAEHVEDYLHDPALPASWRTRIATGTEAGALGDVAPHIVNACLRLVGPIASLVADTQIVHARRDGPDGQEAVENDDQGQMLLRFANGATGSISFSRMAAGRKMGYTYRITGTRGAIAFDQEDQNALWLYDAAREPSRRGFQKLLMGPAHPDYLAFNQGVGHGTGYNDQIIIEARDFLQAISTGESVWPTFRDGYEVDRIIEAALLSNRERRWVTID, from the coding sequence ATGAGCGAACTAAGGATCGGCCTGATCGGCGCCGGCTACATGGGCAAGGCGCACACCGTGGGTTTCCAGGGCGTCGCCGCCATCTTCGAGACCGTCCTGCGCCCGGTCTGCGAGATGATCGCCACATCGACGGCCGAAGGCGCGGCGGAGCACGCGCGGCGTTGGGGCTGGCATCGCTCGACCGGTGACTGGCGTGAGCTGGTCGCCGATCCCCATGTCGATGCCATCGTCATCGCCACACCACCACGCACCCACCTCGACATGGTCATGGCCTGTATCGCCGCCGGGAAACCCGTCTTCTGCGAGAAGCCGCTTGGCGCGAGCGCCGACGAATCGTTGCGCATGACCGAAGCGGTCGAACGTGCGCGGTTGCCCAACATGATCGGCTTCAACTACATCCGCACGCCAGCGAGCCAGTTGGCCCGGCAGATCATCGCCTCGGGCGAGATCGGCGACGTGATCCAGGTCACCGCAGAGCACGTGGAAGACTACCTTCACGATCCCGCCCTGCCCGCCTCCTGGCGCACACGCATCGCCACCGGCACGGAAGCCGGAGCCCTGGGCGACGTCGCGCCGCATATCGTCAATGCCTGTCTGCGTCTGGTCGGGCCCATCGCCAGCCTGGTCGCCGACACCCAGATCGTGCACGCGCGGCGCGATGGTCCGGATGGCCAGGAAGCCGTCGAGAACGACGACCAGGGCCAGATGCTGCTGCGCTTCGCCAATGGCGCTACCGGCAGCATCAGTTTCAGCCGCATGGCCGCCGGGCGGAAGATGGGCTACACCTACCGGATCACCGGCACGCGCGGCGCCATCGCTTTCGACCAGGAAGACCAGAACGCCCTCTGGCTCTACGACGCGGCCCGCGAACCGTCACGCAGGGGCTTTCAGAAGCTGCTGATGGGCCCCGCGCACCCGGACTACCTCGCGTTCAACCAGGGCGTCGGCCACGGCACCGGCTACAACGACCAGATCATCATCGAAGCGCGTGACTTCCTGCAGGCCATATCGACGGGTGAATCGGTATGGCCAACCTTCCGCGACGGCTACGAGGTCGATCGCATCATCGAAGCCGCCCTGCTGTCGAATCGCGAGCGCCGTTGGGTGACGATCGACTAG
- a CDS encoding LacI family DNA-binding transcriptional regulator translates to MPPRSPLPTRASPATARDVAEAAGVSISAVSRTFTPGASVSAKTRERVTSTAERLGYKPNRLARSLMTGRTELIGLVSNHFANPTFMEVFDLFTRELQARGLRPLLANLGEDEDGRAALDMLQQYNVDAVLIATSAPPAGFAASCRAAGLPVLHVFGRAGRSSPVPVATVDNVEGGRLVADAMRSRGLRRLAFLGGSAQDASTIDRCKGFAEAAGSSLKQTLHAGNYTHEHGRAAMHALLDREDRLDGVFCGDDVLALGAIDACRERGVDVPGQISIVGFDDMPLAAWASYSLTTVRQPIRDMVLHAIERIVAWMEDPAAVPRSKLFPCELVIRASIRDA, encoded by the coding sequence ATGCCGCCACGTTCCCCTCTGCCAACCCGCGCCTCTCCCGCCACCGCCCGCGATGTGGCGGAGGCGGCGGGCGTTTCGATTTCGGCGGTCTCGCGTACCTTTACGCCCGGCGCCAGCGTGTCGGCAAAGACGCGTGAGCGGGTGACCTCGACGGCCGAGCGGCTCGGTTACAAACCGAACCGCCTTGCGCGCAGCCTCATGACGGGGCGTACCGAGCTGATCGGCCTCGTCTCGAATCACTTTGCCAATCCGACCTTCATGGAGGTCTTCGACCTCTTCACCCGCGAGCTGCAGGCGCGTGGGTTGCGGCCTCTGCTGGCCAACCTGGGAGAGGACGAGGACGGCAGGGCGGCTCTCGACATGCTGCAGCAGTACAACGTCGACGCCGTACTCATCGCCACCTCGGCACCGCCGGCCGGCTTTGCCGCCTCGTGTCGGGCGGCAGGCCTGCCCGTGCTGCACGTGTTCGGCCGGGCGGGGCGCTCGTCGCCCGTGCCCGTGGCGACGGTGGATAACGTCGAGGGCGGCCGTCTGGTGGCCGATGCGATGCGATCGCGGGGGCTGCGTCGCCTCGCCTTTCTCGGTGGCTCGGCGCAGGACGCGTCGACGATCGATCGCTGCAAGGGGTTCGCTGAGGCAGCGGGCTCGTCGTTGAAGCAGACGCTGCACGCAGGCAACTACACGCACGAGCACGGACGAGCAGCGATGCATGCCTTGCTCGACCGCGAGGACCGCCTCGACGGGGTTTTCTGCGGTGATGACGTGTTGGCGCTAGGGGCGATCGATGCGTGTCGGGAGCGAGGCGTCGATGTGCCGGGGCAGATCAGCATCGTTGGCTTTGACGATATGCCACTTGCCGCATGGGCCTCTTATTCGCTGACGACGGTCAGGCAGCCGATCCGCGACATGGTCCTGCACGCGATCGAGCGGATCGTGGCGTGGATGGAAGATCCGGCGGCGGTGCCGCGGAGCAAGTTGTTTCCCTGCGAGCTGGTGATTCGGGCGAGCATCCGCGACGCGTAA